From one Mytilus galloprovincialis chromosome 13, xbMytGall1.hap1.1, whole genome shotgun sequence genomic stretch:
- the LOC143057335 gene encoding kappa-type opioid receptor-like, which yields MYSNYSSIKAADMNQQIPTVIYILVLIIPGVIGNSTALFIFTKFYKESTYRVFVRSLSLVDLVVCMTHMPLEIMYLLKLSWFYNEAACKTYRYFDYCLNYLSIVLIVLIAIERYMKICKPLSKWQISAKLSDKLSVFGILISAVAALPRIFTNGNHVIVVENVTLIACGVEHQDQYETVSFVIYFSIVGLTYVSVTVFLTFAYSSIIKTIFQRQNNLFRGQHSIHLSTIVTNIRRLSDQNNEQDTSLDQEIIQAKRTSVRTTKTLFIITVTFVLANAPFVILSFVVGLDSSISANLKNPKLSLYQIGLRLYMVNNVINPIVYGLTDTRFQRAGRYIYQNCNCKNGIVHANSSIS from the coding sequence ATGTACAGTAATTATAGTTCGATTAAAGCGGCAGACATGAATCAACAAATACCAACAGTTATCTATATACTTGTTCTTATTATTCCCGGTGTGATAGGTAATTCCACTGCTTTGTTCATATTTACAAAGTTCTACAAAGAATCAACGTATAGAGTATTTGTCCGCAGCTTGTCTCTTGTAGATTTGGTGGTTTGTATGACACACATGCCACTTGAGATAATGTACTTATTAAAACTTTCCTGGTTTTATAACGAGGCTGCCTGCAAGACATATCGTTATTTTGATTATTGTTTGAATTATTTGTCAATTGTATTAATAGTTTTAATTGCAATTGAACGTTATATGAAAATTTGTAAACCTTTGTCGAAGTGGCAGATCTCAGCAAAACTATCCGATAAACTGTCAGTTTTTGGTATTTTGATTTCAGCTGTAGCCGCTTTACCTCGAATCTTTACAAATGGAAATCACGTGATAGTAGTTGAAAACGTCACGTTGATAGCTTGTGGTGTTGAACACCAGGACCAATATGAAACTGTCAGCTTTgtgatatatttttctattgttgGATTAACTTATGTTTCAGTCACTGTTTTTCTAACGTTTGCATATAGTTCGATCATCAAAACCATTTTTCAGagacaaaataatttgtttcgaGGACAGCATTCCATACATTTATCTACAATCGTGACCAATATTAGACGGTTATCGGACCAAAACAATGAACAAGATACTTCTTTAGATCAAGAAATCATTCAAGCCAAAAGAACTTCCGTGCGAACAACTAAAACTTTATTTATCATAACAGTTACGTTCGTCTTAGCAAATGCGCCGTTTGTGATATTGTCTTTCGTCGTTGGCCTGGACTCGTCAATTTCAGCGAACTTGAAGAACCCTAAACTTTCATTGTATCAAATAGGATTGAGATTATACATGGTGAACAACGTAATCAATCCAATAGTTTACGGGTTGACAGACACTAGATTTCAACGTGCTGGTCGTTATATTTATCAGAATTGCAATTGTAAAAATGGAATTGTTCACGCAAATTCTTCAATATCATAA